The following proteins are co-located in the Nocardia bhagyanarayanae genome:
- a CDS encoding LLM class flavin-dependent oxidoreductase, with translation MTAPSLFVQLRSGPPAAEVYRRTIEIAVRAEQLGYRTIWFATRHFEAHHAALPSVFPFVAAAAQHTTRIRLGTGVVALPFEHPVRLAEDAVVTDALSGGRLELGLGKGLGFGHSAASHAGFGVPDTDRESLYAERVADLQRVLADGRVTEDIALYPPPGTLRSRMWQSTGNIDTARRAGAAGDGLLPHGNSQARAGGSVGELVDAYLAECRTTPRIGSSVAVLPADSERDALALLDTDIRSSPAFYPELHGESDRRRFLADNRIYFGSAGQIVDRLRADRDRAAATDVLFYVPLAVDHPRYLDCLHRISAEIAPHLLPLPTP, from the coding sequence ATGACCGCGCCATCGTTGTTCGTGCAGTTGCGCAGCGGCCCACCGGCCGCCGAGGTCTACCGGCGCACCATCGAGATCGCCGTGCGGGCCGAACAACTCGGCTACCGCACGATCTGGTTCGCGACTCGCCATTTCGAGGCGCATCACGCGGCCCTGCCCTCGGTTTTCCCGTTCGTGGCCGCGGCCGCCCAGCACACCACCAGGATTCGGCTCGGCACCGGCGTGGTGGCGCTGCCGTTCGAGCACCCGGTGCGCTTGGCCGAGGATGCCGTCGTCACCGACGCGCTCAGCGGCGGACGACTCGAACTCGGCCTCGGCAAAGGTCTGGGATTCGGGCATTCCGCCGCCAGCCACGCCGGATTCGGTGTCCCCGACACCGACCGGGAATCGCTCTACGCCGAGCGGGTAGCCGACCTGCAACGCGTACTGGCCGACGGCCGCGTCACCGAGGACATCGCCCTGTACCCGCCACCCGGAACGCTGCGCTCTCGGATGTGGCAGTCCACCGGGAACATCGACACCGCTCGCCGCGCGGGCGCCGCGGGCGATGGCCTACTGCCACACGGGAATTCGCAGGCGCGGGCCGGTGGCAGCGTCGGCGAGCTCGTCGACGCCTACCTGGCCGAATGCCGGACCACCCCGCGGATCGGGTCGAGCGTGGCGGTGCTGCCCGCCGACAGTGAACGCGACGCACTTGCCTTGCTCGACACCGACATTCGCTCGAGTCCTGCCTTCTACCCGGAGCTGCACGGCGAATCCGACCGGCGGCGATTCTTGGCGGACAACCGGATCTACTTCGGCTCGGCCGGGCAGATCGTCGATCGGCTACGCGCCGACCGGGACCGCGCCGCCGCCACCGATGTGTTGTTCTACGTCCCGCTCGCGGTCGACCATCCCCGCTATCTCGACTGCCTGCACCGCATCAGCGCCGAGATCGCCCCGCATCTGCTCCCACTGCCGACCCCGTGA
- a CDS encoding NtaA/DmoA family FMN-dependent monooxygenase (This protein belongs to a clade of FMN-dependent monooxygenases, within a broader family of flavin-dependent oxidoreductases, the luciferase-like monooxygenase (LMM) family, some of whose members use coenzyme F420 rather than FMN.) has translation MADHPRHVILNANLIPGGTIGSPWRRAPEPAAHFVGIEHYLDVARTAERGLLDAVFLADSPDLQAKDWNAPSRLLDPFVAQAVIAANTSHIGLIVTATTSYNDPYNLARSFAALSAVSGGRVGWNYVVTGGDAAARNYSMDQALPKSERYARAAEFIDVVTALWDSAPADAIAGDKTTGRYLDPAIVRPIDHDGKFFRVAGPLKTPPLTHGRPVLIQAGASTHGVELGARTADAVYSAHVDPASAARRRTDLRSRAQAAGRQPDSVKLLPGLIIVLADTEAAARRRERELIDLIPDDVQLINLAERLGVEPDALDLDAPFPWDKIPDENADAGSRGQRAVLLEYVRSSGADTRGAARLLASGSVHAKVVGGPDQVAGFIADWFESGACDGFNLMIDELPGGLAEFVDHVVPLLRRRGIVRTEYETATLRGHYGL, from the coding sequence ATGGCCGACCATCCACGACATGTCATCCTCAACGCCAACCTGATACCCGGCGGCACGATCGGCAGCCCTTGGCGGCGAGCGCCGGAGCCCGCGGCGCATTTCGTCGGCATCGAGCACTATCTCGATGTGGCGCGCACCGCGGAACGGGGCCTGCTCGATGCCGTGTTCCTCGCCGATTCGCCGGATCTCCAGGCCAAGGATTGGAATGCGCCGAGCAGGCTGCTCGACCCTTTCGTCGCCCAAGCTGTCATCGCGGCGAACACCAGCCATATCGGCCTGATCGTCACCGCGACCACGTCCTACAACGACCCCTACAATCTGGCCCGCTCGTTCGCGGCACTGTCCGCGGTATCGGGCGGACGGGTGGGCTGGAACTACGTGGTCACCGGCGGCGACGCCGCGGCGCGCAACTACTCGATGGATCAGGCTTTGCCGAAATCCGAGCGGTATGCCCGTGCCGCCGAGTTCATCGATGTGGTCACCGCGCTGTGGGATTCGGCGCCCGCCGACGCGATCGCCGGTGACAAGACGACCGGTCGCTACCTCGATCCGGCGATCGTGCGGCCGATCGATCACGACGGCAAGTTCTTTCGAGTGGCCGGGCCGTTGAAGACACCGCCGCTGACCCACGGCAGGCCGGTGCTGATCCAAGCGGGCGCCTCCACACACGGTGTGGAATTAGGAGCCAGGACCGCCGACGCGGTCTACTCCGCGCATGTCGATCCCGCGTCCGCGGCCCGGCGCCGTACCGATCTGCGTAGTCGAGCCCAGGCCGCTGGGCGTCAGCCCGACAGTGTGAAACTGCTTCCGGGGCTGATCATCGTGCTCGCCGATACCGAAGCGGCGGCCCGGCGACGCGAACGCGAACTCATCGACCTCATCCCGGACGATGTCCAGCTGATCAATCTCGCGGAACGGCTCGGCGTCGAACCCGACGCCCTCGATCTCGACGCTCCCTTCCCGTGGGACAAGATCCCAGACGAGAACGCCGACGCAGGCTCGCGTGGGCAGCGCGCGGTGTTGCTCGAATACGTCCGATCCAGCGGCGCAGATACACGGGGCGCCGCACGGCTGCTCGCCTCCGGCAGTGTGCACGCGAAGGTTGTCGGCGGCCCCGATCAGGTGGCCGGGTTCATCGCGGACTGGTTCGAGTCCGGCGCCTGCGACGGATTCAATCTGATGATCGATGAACTGCCCGGCGGGCTGGCCGAATTCGTCGATCACGTCGTCCCGCTGTTGCGGCGGCGCGGCATCGTCCGCACAGAGTACGAAACCGCCACGCTGAGAGGGCATTACGGGTTATGA
- a CDS encoding ABC transporter permease, producing the protein MTTTAALRQRFTAPSATWPAGVWLAAAVLALAVLAAIAPALIASGDPLQTDLVSAHRPPSVPHPFGTDRLGRDVFTRVVHGARLSLFIGVSATALAVVIGVTLGLVAGIGGRAVDAIASRAFDLLGAFPEILLALVLITFTGTGTPNLVLAIGIAAAPRFARVMRAETRAVRGSEYVAQAGLLTRSRSRIVIRHILPNALRSLPVVVTLGLGTSILGAAALSFLGFGPKPPEPEWGSMLAEAHGDLRIAWWSVVFPGAAVTVVVLATTVLGRYAGHRFERRAQP; encoded by the coding sequence ATGACGACGACAGCCGCGCTGCGGCAACGGTTTACCGCGCCCTCGGCCACATGGCCCGCCGGCGTGTGGCTCGCGGCAGCGGTGCTCGCCTTGGCGGTACTCGCCGCGATCGCGCCCGCGCTGATCGCCTCCGGTGATCCCTTGCAAACCGATCTGGTCTCGGCGCATCGGCCGCCGTCGGTGCCGCACCCGTTCGGCACCGATCGACTCGGCCGCGACGTGTTCACCCGCGTCGTGCACGGCGCGCGGTTGTCGCTGTTCATCGGGGTGTCGGCGACGGCACTGGCCGTGGTGATCGGTGTGACGCTCGGCCTGGTGGCCGGTATCGGCGGACGCGCCGTCGACGCGATCGCCTCGCGCGCCTTCGACCTGCTCGGCGCCTTCCCGGAAATTCTGCTCGCCTTGGTGCTCATCACCTTCACCGGCACCGGCACGCCCAATCTCGTTCTCGCGATCGGGATCGCCGCGGCGCCCCGATTCGCGCGGGTGATGCGCGCGGAAACCCGTGCCGTGCGCGGCAGCGAGTACGTCGCGCAGGCGGGCCTGCTCACCAGGTCGCGGTCGCGGATCGTGATCCGCCACATCCTGCCGAATGCGCTGCGCTCGCTTCCGGTCGTGGTCACCCTCGGCCTCGGCACCAGCATTCTCGGTGCCGCGGCATTGAGTTTCCTTGGTTTCGGACCGAAACCCCCCGAACCGGAGTGGGGATCGATGCTCGCCGAGGCGCACGGCGATCTGCGTATCGCGTGGTGGTCGGTCGTCTTCCCCGGCGCCGCCGTCACTGTCGTCGTCCTGGCGACCACGGTGCTCGGCCGATACGCCGGCCACCGCTTCGAACGAAGGGCACAGCCATGA
- a CDS encoding ATP-binding cassette domain-containing protein: protein MTLTATAAPPKGTGTDIVLRVRNLRVGFAGRAGDIVDGVGFDLRRGEILAIVGESGSGKSVTTRSLVGLAGDGARVRADRFELFGSSALALTERQWRRIRGARIGLVLQDALVALDPLRTIAEEIGESLRALPRDRREARIDQLLTSVGIADPEARRRQRAFQLSGGQRQRALIASALAGDPDILIADEPTTALDVTVQAQVLDLLVRQVEGGRSMILVSHDLAVVASVADRILVMKSGRVVEAGPARTVIENPEHEYTRHLIAAVPHGRADAPPAPPGDPVFTATSLAKSYRVRGRTVPAVTGIGFDVHAGEVLGVVGESGSGKSTVAKMITGLVAPDGGEMRFAGAPLTRATRLPGQIGLVAQDSVGSFDPRYRVGEIIGESVALRVGRHERRDEVRRLLAAVHLPADSIDRHPRELSGGQRQRVNIARALGSEPRLVVCDEPVSALDISVQAQILTLIAELARTRRVGIVFISHDLAVIRQICHRVLVLHDGVIVESGSADAVFTAPTSPYTRALLDSVPRLPARAPTESHSRA, encoded by the coding sequence ATGACGCTCACGGCCACCGCCGCGCCCCCGAAGGGCACGGGCACCGACATCGTGCTGCGGGTGCGGAACCTGCGTGTCGGCTTCGCCGGGAGGGCGGGCGACATCGTCGACGGGGTCGGCTTCGACCTTCGGCGCGGCGAGATCCTGGCCATCGTCGGCGAATCGGGATCGGGCAAGTCGGTGACCACGCGCAGTCTCGTCGGGCTCGCCGGCGACGGCGCCAGAGTGCGCGCCGACCGATTCGAATTGTTCGGTAGCTCGGCCCTGGCACTGACCGAACGACAGTGGCGCCGAATCCGCGGCGCGCGAATCGGTTTGGTGCTCCAGGACGCGCTCGTCGCGCTCGACCCGCTGCGCACCATCGCCGAGGAGATCGGTGAATCGCTGCGGGCGCTGCCCCGCGATCGACGCGAGGCTCGGATCGACCAGTTGCTGACCTCGGTCGGTATCGCCGATCCCGAAGCGCGCAGGCGTCAGCGGGCGTTCCAGCTGTCGGGCGGCCAGCGTCAGCGAGCGCTGATCGCGTCCGCGCTGGCCGGTGATCCGGACATTCTCATCGCCGACGAGCCGACCACGGCGCTCGACGTGACCGTTCAGGCGCAGGTGCTCGATCTGCTGGTTCGGCAGGTCGAAGGTGGTAGGTCGATGATTCTGGTCAGCCACGATCTGGCCGTGGTCGCGTCGGTGGCCGATCGCATCCTGGTGATGAAATCGGGTCGCGTCGTCGAGGCGGGACCGGCCAGGACGGTCATCGAGAACCCCGAGCACGAGTACACCAGGCACCTGATCGCCGCGGTTCCGCACGGCCGGGCCGACGCGCCGCCCGCGCCGCCCGGTGACCCGGTTTTCACCGCCACCTCGCTTGCCAAGTCGTATCGGGTGCGCGGTCGTACGGTCCCGGCGGTCACCGGTATCGGGTTCGATGTCCATGCCGGTGAAGTGCTCGGTGTGGTCGGCGAATCCGGTTCGGGAAAGTCGACGGTGGCCAAGATGATCACCGGGCTTGTCGCGCCGGACGGCGGCGAAATGCGTTTCGCCGGAGCGCCGTTGACACGCGCGACGCGCCTGCCCGGCCAGATCGGCTTGGTGGCGCAGGATTCGGTCGGTTCGTTCGACCCCCGCTACCGCGTCGGCGAGATCATCGGCGAGAGCGTCGCGCTCCGCGTCGGCAGGCACGAGCGCCGCGACGAGGTCCGGCGCTTGCTGGCGGCGGTGCACCTGCCCGCCGACAGCATCGACCGCCACCCTCGGGAACTGTCCGGCGGACAGCGCCAACGCGTCAACATCGCCAGAGCGCTCGGTAGCGAACCGCGGCTGGTGGTGTGCGACGAACCGGTCTCGGCACTCGACATTTCGGTACAGGCCCAGATCCTCACGCTGATCGCCGAACTCGCGCGGACCCGCCGGGTCGGCATCGTCTTCATCTCGCACGACCTCGCCGTCATCCGGCAGATCTGTCACCGCGTGCTCGTCCTGCACGACGGCGTGATCGTCGAATCCGGCTCGGCCGACGCGGTTTTCACCGCCCCGACCTCCCCGTACACCCGTGCCCTCCTCGATTCCGTTCCGCGCCTTCCGGCGCGGGCCCCCACAGAAAGCCATTCGCGTGCGTAA
- a CDS encoding aminotransferase class I/II-fold pyridoxal phosphate-dependent enzyme: MTEPGSALLVRALEANASHTSESVRAVTAQLIREGALAAGARLPTIRELAQHCGLSTRTVVAAWGELRKEGLIATNRRGGTVVAELDERPAGRALADRDLLTGSPDYDLQPDLAPAMLAGLHTDRLNRPGRDYITDRLRDAVVDGWPFAAEAFVAAGGGSEGLFLAVDAAAPAGSLVAVEEPVMPGFLDTLADVGYEVAGIESDEHGARADSLASALRREPAVVVLQPEGGYAAGGALSEHRAAELAEVLSSAKSIPWIVEDDAVGPLARTQAPSLGSFFPERSVRVRSYCKAYGMDIRTCVIGGSAELVERAIRARVHGIAANSRILQNALAHLIGDRDTAALIDTARGRYAARRAGLLSALREHGVTARSGVNSLVVWVEVADEQGALLRLARHGIVVGSGAKSHVTPPRPGAVRVAVPQLPDDDASIAELARLLAEAAGAAHREFLD, translated from the coding sequence GTGACGGAGCCGGGTTCTGCGCTGCTGGTGCGGGCGTTGGAGGCGAACGCGTCGCATACCTCCGAGTCGGTGCGGGCGGTGACCGCCCAGCTGATCCGTGAGGGCGCACTCGCGGCGGGTGCGCGCTTGCCGACCATCAGAGAGCTGGCACAGCATTGCGGGCTGAGCACCCGCACGGTCGTCGCCGCCTGGGGTGAGTTGCGCAAGGAAGGTCTGATCGCCACCAACCGGCGCGGTGGCACGGTGGTGGCCGAACTCGACGAGAGACCCGCGGGCCGCGCGCTCGCGGACCGGGACCTGCTGACGGGCAGTCCCGATTACGATCTGCAGCCGGATCTGGCACCGGCGATGCTGGCCGGGTTGCATACCGACCGGCTCAACCGTCCCGGGCGCGATTACATCACCGATCGGCTCCGCGACGCGGTGGTCGACGGCTGGCCCTTCGCGGCCGAGGCGTTCGTGGCGGCGGGTGGCGGTTCCGAGGGATTGTTTCTCGCCGTGGACGCCGCCGCGCCCGCCGGCTCGCTCGTCGCGGTGGAAGAGCCGGTGATGCCGGGCTTTCTCGACACCCTTGCCGATGTCGGATACGAGGTGGCCGGTATCGAATCCGACGAGCACGGCGCCCGTGCGGATTCGCTTGCCTCGGCCCTGCGGCGGGAACCAGCGGTGGTGGTCCTCCAGCCGGAGGGCGGATATGCCGCAGGCGGGGCGCTGTCGGAGCACCGGGCGGCCGAGCTGGCCGAGGTGTTGTCGTCGGCGAAGTCGATACCGTGGATCGTCGAGGACGACGCGGTGGGTCCGCTGGCCCGCACGCAGGCGCCGTCGCTGGGCAGCTTCTTTCCCGAGCGCAGCGTCCGTGTGCGTAGCTATTGCAAGGCCTACGGGATGGACATCAGGACCTGCGTCATCGGTGGGAGCGCGGAGCTGGTCGAGCGAGCCATTCGCGCGCGGGTGCACGGTATCGCCGCCAACAGCCGAATCCTGCAGAACGCGCTGGCGCATTTGATCGGCGACCGCGATACCGCGGCATTGATCGACACCGCGCGCGGGCGCTATGCGGCCAGGCGGGCGGGCTTGCTCTCAGCGCTGCGCGAGCACGGCGTCACCGCACGGTCCGGGGTCAACAGCCTGGTGGTCTGGGTCGAGGTCGCCGACGAGCAGGGTGCGCTGCTCAGGTTGGCACGGCACGGGATCGTCGTCGGGTCGGGCGCGAAATCCCATGTGACGCCGCCGCGGCCGGGCGCGGTGCGAGTGGCGGTACCGCAGCTACCCGACGACGACGCCTCGATCGCCGAGCTCGCCCGCCTGCTCGCCGAAGCCGCCGGCGCCGCGCATCGGGAGTTCCTGGACTGA
- a CDS encoding sulfurtransferase: MSGERAAHLISVRRLRDDPPERLVLLDVRVGVDGPDRTSFRRGHLPGARFVDLDADLAGAATRHSGARPLPDTETLTAALRRWGIHSDSTVVVYDDSRAVPAARAWWVLRWAGLPDVRILDGGLRAWREAGGALVSGAEPAVPGTEAAQPAGLPVVDTAAVAALPGRGVLLDARPREHFRGDGEFAGHIPDAISAPVFDDFDERGLLRDEHSLRTRYRDLGLTAGTAAATYCGSAMAAALQVFVLATLGLDIALYPGGLSQWAADPARPLVRGASAAPRPVPSP; this comes from the coding sequence ATGTCCGGCGAACGTGCCGCCCACCTCATATCCGTCCGTCGGTTGCGCGACGATCCGCCTGAGCGGCTGGTCCTGCTCGATGTCCGGGTCGGCGTGGATGGACCGGATCGGACGAGTTTCCGGCGCGGACATCTGCCCGGTGCGCGGTTCGTCGACCTCGACGCGGATCTGGCGGGCGCCGCCACCCGGCACTCCGGCGCCCGCCCGCTCCCGGACACCGAAACCCTCACCGCCGCACTACGCCGCTGGGGCATCCATTCCGACAGCACGGTCGTGGTCTACGACGACTCCCGCGCGGTGCCCGCCGCCCGAGCTTGGTGGGTGCTGAGGTGGGCGGGACTGCCCGATGTCCGGATTCTGGACGGCGGGTTGCGGGCGTGGCGCGAGGCCGGGGGCGCCCTCGTTTCCGGCGCCGAACCGGCCGTACCGGGGACCGAGGCGGCACAACCGGCCGGACTCCCGGTCGTCGATACCGCGGCCGTGGCGGCCCTGCCCGGACGCGGTGTGCTCCTGGATGCCCGCCCACGCGAACACTTTCGCGGCGATGGCGAGTTCGCCGGTCACATTCCCGACGCCATCAGCGCACCGGTGTTCGACGACTTCGACGAGCGTGGCCTACTGCGCGACGAGCACAGCCTGCGCACCCGCTACCGGGATCTCGGCCTCACCGCGGGGACGGCCGCCGCGACGTACTGCGGCAGCGCCATGGCCGCGGCCCTGCAGGTATTCGTCCTCGCGACCCTCGGCCTCGACATCGCGTTGTATCCCGGAGGTTTGTCGCAATGGGCAGCCGACCCGGCCCGTCCACTCGTCCGCGGCGCATCCGCCGCGCCGCGACCCGTCCCGTCACCCTGA
- a CDS encoding ABC transporter permease, translating into MNTYRHIVFRRIASVVLSAVAMMWAAITLAFLAVHIAPGDPVTAIMGESSDPSLRARIEQDWGLDRPLVVQYGRHLARLLHGDLGYSYVRGEPVTDILFGEQLRTSAQLAGFALLISVVLAPLLAVLTAGRRDVFSRSVATAEIVVASAPPFWTGLILIWVFAFTMKVLPVTAGNEFQRLILPAVTLALPIAAVLAQVMREGIERALEQPFALTARARGIGATRLRLRHGLRHSLIPAATLAGWAVSGLLTGTVVIEEVFGRAGVGRVTVEAVTYSDVPVVLGVALLTAAVYLTVTVIVDIAYLWIDPRLREAAA; encoded by the coding sequence GTGAATACCTACCGGCACATCGTCTTCCGTCGCATCGCGAGTGTGGTCCTGTCCGCAGTGGCGATGATGTGGGCCGCGATCACCTTGGCATTCCTCGCGGTGCATATAGCTCCGGGAGATCCGGTCACCGCGATCATGGGTGAGTCCAGCGATCCGAGCTTGCGTGCGCGAATCGAGCAGGATTGGGGTCTGGATCGCCCGCTGGTCGTGCAGTACGGCCGGCACCTCGCGCGACTGCTGCACGGCGACCTGGGCTACTCGTATGTCCGCGGCGAACCGGTGACCGACATCTTGTTCGGCGAGCAATTGCGCACCAGTGCCCAGCTCGCCGGGTTCGCCTTGCTCATCTCGGTCGTGCTCGCACCGCTGCTGGCCGTCCTCACCGCGGGCCGGCGCGATGTGTTCAGCCGGTCGGTCGCCACGGCGGAGATCGTGGTGGCCTCGGCGCCGCCCTTCTGGACCGGCCTGATCTTGATCTGGGTGTTCGCCTTCACCATGAAGGTACTGCCGGTGACCGCGGGAAACGAGTTCCAGCGCTTGATACTTCCCGCCGTCACCCTGGCCCTGCCGATCGCGGCGGTCCTCGCGCAGGTCATGCGGGAGGGTATCGAGCGCGCGCTCGAGCAGCCGTTCGCGCTGACCGCCCGAGCACGGGGAATCGGCGCCACTCGCCTGCGCCTACGGCACGGACTGCGGCATTCGCTGATACCGGCCGCGACCCTGGCCGGGTGGGCCGTGAGCGGGCTGCTCACCGGAACCGTGGTGATCGAGGAGGTCTTCGGCCGGGCCGGGGTCGGGCGGGTCACCGTCGAGGCCGTCACCTACTCCGATGTCCCGGTGGTTCTGGGTGTCGCGCTGCTGACCGCCGCGGTCTACCTGACAGTCACGGTGATCGTCGATATCGCCTATCTCTGGATCGACCCGCGCCTGCGAGAGGCCGCCGCATGA
- a CDS encoding sulfurtransferase — protein sequence MTSRIVDAGWLRSRLSDPGVVVIEVINTPGFEPDQSTIAGARTVYWKDLLWHRSRREFASSRVLADRLHALGANATSTVVFAGEPTQFAAYAIWVAAAVGVGGDLRYLDGGLPAWRDSDPKFAPLAAVAGSHAPVDAPLPQIPPRHDELVVGRDEVRAAIESPTAIVDLRSPEEYSGLRVAPLTEPIDHGAERAGHIPGALSLPVRDLLDEHGLLRPVAEIRERVAALGIERAEEIIAYCRLSHRAALGWLVFTDLLGDHRVRVYDGSWTEWGSLVGAPIED from the coding sequence GTGACGAGCCGCATAGTCGACGCCGGATGGTTACGGTCCCGTCTGTCGGACCCGGGCGTCGTCGTCATCGAGGTGATCAACACGCCGGGGTTCGAGCCGGATCAGAGCACCATCGCGGGTGCGCGCACCGTGTACTGGAAGGATCTGCTCTGGCATCGCTCGCGCCGCGAGTTCGCATCGTCGCGGGTACTGGCCGACCGTCTGCACGCGCTGGGCGCGAACGCGACGTCGACGGTGGTCTTCGCGGGTGAGCCGACCCAATTCGCCGCTTACGCGATCTGGGTGGCCGCGGCCGTCGGTGTCGGCGGCGACCTCCGGTACTTGGACGGCGGGCTACCGGCCTGGCGCGACAGCGATCCGAAGTTCGCTCCCCTGGCGGCCGTCGCCGGGTCGCATGCGCCCGTCGACGCGCCGCTCCCCCAGATTCCGCCGCGCCATGACGAACTCGTCGTAGGCCGCGACGAGGTGCGCGCCGCGATCGAATCGCCGACCGCGATCGTGGATCTGCGTTCTCCGGAAGAGTATTCGGGCCTGCGCGTCGCGCCGCTCACCGAACCGATCGATCACGGCGCCGAACGGGCCGGGCACATTCCGGGCGCGCTGAGTCTTCCGGTGCGGGATCTGCTCGACGAGCACGGTCTGCTGCGGCCGGTAGCCGAGATTCGCGAGCGTGTGGCGGCGCTCGGCATCGAGCGAGCCGAGGAGATCATCGCCTACTGCAGGTTGTCGCATCGCGCCGCGCTCGGCTGGCTGGTGTTCACCGACCTGCTCGGCGATCACCGGGTCCGCGTCTACGACGGTTCCTGGACCGAATGGGGCAGCCTGGTCGGCGCGCCCATCGAGGACTGA